Proteins from a single region of Palaemon carinicauda isolate YSFRI2023 chromosome 1, ASM3689809v2, whole genome shotgun sequence:
- the ena gene encoding protein enabled isoform X1, protein MESGEHSVCSARASVMIYDDVNKKWLPSGSSTGLSKVHIYQHQLNNTFRVVGRKLQDHEVVINCAILKGLKYNQATVTFHQWRDNRQVYGLNFSSKDDADAFAHAMLQALEVLNNGGNARQIPPPPPPHATPPAQQMAAIQQQQQQQQQQQQQQQPPPQPPHQPQHQPPPQPPAMMTQPSQPHYHNQHYNDEDMGYRYADPHLYNNHYEKTYDRTYDNFHHYHDTRTMTREDVAVMQERCMAGQQNMGAPPPPPPPGHHRTNSAPNAPPPAPPAPPVGGPPPPLPSGGPPPLPLSGPPIPAAPPMGGPPAPPAPPMGGPPALPCGGPPPPPAPPAPPGAAAPPPPPPPPGGLARSQSSSDEPSGNSGLAAALAGAKLRKTRAPDSESTGSSSSGGSIGRGSGERPGLGGMMSMMDEMAATLARRRAKNKDPPSSPTQSQEPPKSSQKSPGNSSSNGKSGPESPKPPRKRFGSTSDDGAPKVNGIGESGGGGASAGDLDRLKDEIMDEIRKELDKIKQEIIDAVKMELNRR, encoded by the exons CGAACACAGCGTTTGCAGTGCGAGGGCATCTGTCATGATTTACGACGATGTCAATAAAAAATGGCTGCCCTCCGGCTCTTCGACAGGTCTGTCCAAAGTACATATATATCAGCATCAGCTCAACAACACCTTTAGGGTTGTTGGCCGAAAACTACAAGACCACGAG gtTGTAATAAACTGTGCCatattaaaaggattaaaatataACCAAGCAACCGTAACTTTTCATCAGTGGAGGGACAATCGCCAAGTTTACGGCTTAAATTTCTCTAGTAAAGATGATGCAGATGCCTTTGCACATGCCATGCTACAAGCCTTGGAG GTGCTCAATAATGGAGGAAATGCTCGccagattcctcctcctcctcctcctcatgcaACTCCCCCAGCACAGCAGATGGCAGCaatccagcagcagcagcagcagcagcaacagcagcagcaacagcagcagccgcCACCGCAGCCACCGCACCAGCCGCAGCACCAGCCGCCACCCCAGCCACCAGCTATGATGACGCAGCCATCGCAGCCGCACTACCACAACCAACATTACAACGACGAGGATATGGGGTACAGGTATGCTGATCCCCATCTCTACAACAACCACTACGAGAAAACCTACGACAGGACCTACGACAACTTCCACCATTATCATGACACACG gactatgacgcgtgaagatGTGGCTGTTATGCAGGAGCGTTGTATGGCAGGCCAACAAAATATGGGagctcctccaccaccaccaccaccgggTCACCATCGTACAAATTCTGCACCTAATGCTCCACCCCCAGCGCCACCTGCCCCACCAGTTGGTggtccccctcctcctcttccatcggGTGGACCACCACCACTACCTTTATCAGGTCCACCTATACCAGCCGCTCCTCCTATGGGAGGACCTCCAGCTCCACCAGCTCCTCCTATGGGGGGACCACCAGCCCTGCCTTGTGGTGGCCCTCCTCCACCTCCAGCACCACCAGCACCTCCTGGTGCAGCTGCTCCTCCCCCACCACCTCCACCACCAGGAGGACTTGCTAGATCACAGTCCTCTTCAGATGAACCATCTGGAAATAGTGGTCTAGCAGCTGCTTTAGCAGGTGCAAAATTACGTAAAACGCGTGCCCCTGATAGTGAAAGCACTGGTTCAAGCAGCTCAGGAGGAAGCATTGGCCGAGGTTCTGGGGAGAGACCAGGCTTAGGAGGTATGATGTCTATGATGGATGAGATGGCTGCCACGCTAGCACGCCGAAGGGCTAAAAACAAGGATCCTCCATCATCGCCGACTCAGTCCCAG GAACCACCAAAATCATCGCAAAAGAGCCCAGGTAACAGTTCTAGCAATGGCAAATCTGGCCCAGAATCTCCCAAGCCTCCAAGAAAAAGGTTCGGTTCCACATCTGATGACGGTGCCCCCAAAGTAAATGGTATTGGTGAATCAGGAGGAGGAGGTGCATCAGCAGGAGATTTAGATAGATTAAAAGATGAAATAATGGATGAAATAAGGAAGGAACTagataaaataaaacaagaaattattgATG
- the ena gene encoding protein enabled isoform X2, whose protein sequence is MSEHSVCSARASVMIYDDVNKKWLPSGSSTGLSKVHIYQHQLNNTFRVVGRKLQDHEVVINCAILKGLKYNQATVTFHQWRDNRQVYGLNFSSKDDADAFAHAMLQALEVLNNGGNARQIPPPPPPHATPPAQQMAAIQQQQQQQQQQQQQQQPPPQPPHQPQHQPPPQPPAMMTQPSQPHYHNQHYNDEDMGYRYADPHLYNNHYEKTYDRTYDNFHHYHDTRTMTREDVAVMQERCMAGQQNMGAPPPPPPPGHHRTNSAPNAPPPAPPAPPVGGPPPPLPSGGPPPLPLSGPPIPAAPPMGGPPAPPAPPMGGPPALPCGGPPPPPAPPAPPGAAAPPPPPPPPGGLARSQSSSDEPSGNSGLAAALAGAKLRKTRAPDSESTGSSSSGGSIGRGSGERPGLGGMMSMMDEMAATLARRRAKNKDPPSSPTQSQEPPKSSQKSPGNSSSNGKSGPESPKPPRKRFGSTSDDGAPKVNGIGESGGGGASAGDLDRLKDEIMDEIRKELDKIKQEIIDAVKMELNRR, encoded by the exons CGAACACAGCGTTTGCAGTGCGAGGGCATCTGTCATGATTTACGACGATGTCAATAAAAAATGGCTGCCCTCCGGCTCTTCGACAGGTCTGTCCAAAGTACATATATATCAGCATCAGCTCAACAACACCTTTAGGGTTGTTGGCCGAAAACTACAAGACCACGAG gtTGTAATAAACTGTGCCatattaaaaggattaaaatataACCAAGCAACCGTAACTTTTCATCAGTGGAGGGACAATCGCCAAGTTTACGGCTTAAATTTCTCTAGTAAAGATGATGCAGATGCCTTTGCACATGCCATGCTACAAGCCTTGGAG GTGCTCAATAATGGAGGAAATGCTCGccagattcctcctcctcctcctcctcatgcaACTCCCCCAGCACAGCAGATGGCAGCaatccagcagcagcagcagcagcagcaacagcagcagcaacagcagcagccgcCACCGCAGCCACCGCACCAGCCGCAGCACCAGCCGCCACCCCAGCCACCAGCTATGATGACGCAGCCATCGCAGCCGCACTACCACAACCAACATTACAACGACGAGGATATGGGGTACAGGTATGCTGATCCCCATCTCTACAACAACCACTACGAGAAAACCTACGACAGGACCTACGACAACTTCCACCATTATCATGACACACG gactatgacgcgtgaagatGTGGCTGTTATGCAGGAGCGTTGTATGGCAGGCCAACAAAATATGGGagctcctccaccaccaccaccaccgggTCACCATCGTACAAATTCTGCACCTAATGCTCCACCCCCAGCGCCACCTGCCCCACCAGTTGGTggtccccctcctcctcttccatcggGTGGACCACCACCACTACCTTTATCAGGTCCACCTATACCAGCCGCTCCTCCTATGGGAGGACCTCCAGCTCCACCAGCTCCTCCTATGGGGGGACCACCAGCCCTGCCTTGTGGTGGCCCTCCTCCACCTCCAGCACCACCAGCACCTCCTGGTGCAGCTGCTCCTCCCCCACCACCTCCACCACCAGGAGGACTTGCTAGATCACAGTCCTCTTCAGATGAACCATCTGGAAATAGTGGTCTAGCAGCTGCTTTAGCAGGTGCAAAATTACGTAAAACGCGTGCCCCTGATAGTGAAAGCACTGGTTCAAGCAGCTCAGGAGGAAGCATTGGCCGAGGTTCTGGGGAGAGACCAGGCTTAGGAGGTATGATGTCTATGATGGATGAGATGGCTGCCACGCTAGCACGCCGAAGGGCTAAAAACAAGGATCCTCCATCATCGCCGACTCAGTCCCAG GAACCACCAAAATCATCGCAAAAGAGCCCAGGTAACAGTTCTAGCAATGGCAAATCTGGCCCAGAATCTCCCAAGCCTCCAAGAAAAAGGTTCGGTTCCACATCTGATGACGGTGCCCCCAAAGTAAATGGTATTGGTGAATCAGGAGGAGGAGGTGCATCAGCAGGAGATTTAGATAGATTAAAAGATGAAATAATGGATGAAATAAGGAAGGAACTagataaaataaaacaagaaattattgATG
- the ena gene encoding protein enabled isoform X3, whose product MESGEHSVCSARASVMIYDDVNKKWLPSGSSTGLSKVHIYQHQLNNTFRVVGRKLQDHEVVINCAILKGLKYNQATVTFHQWRDNRQVYGLNFSSKDDADAFAHAMLQALEVLNNGGNARQIPPPPPPHATPPAQQMAAIQQQQQQQQQQQQQQQPPPQPPHQPQHQPPPQPPAMMTQPSQPHYHNQHYNDEDMGYRTMTREDVAVMQERCMAGQQNMGAPPPPPPPGHHRTNSAPNAPPPAPPAPPVGGPPPPLPSGGPPPLPLSGPPIPAAPPMGGPPAPPAPPMGGPPALPCGGPPPPPAPPAPPGAAAPPPPPPPPGGLARSQSSSDEPSGNSGLAAALAGAKLRKTRAPDSESTGSSSSGGSIGRGSGERPGLGGMMSMMDEMAATLARRRAKNKDPPSSPTQSQEPPKSSQKSPGNSSSNGKSGPESPKPPRKRFGSTSDDGAPKVNGIGESGGGGASAGDLDRLKDEIMDEIRKELDKIKQEIIDAVKMELNRR is encoded by the exons CGAACACAGCGTTTGCAGTGCGAGGGCATCTGTCATGATTTACGACGATGTCAATAAAAAATGGCTGCCCTCCGGCTCTTCGACAGGTCTGTCCAAAGTACATATATATCAGCATCAGCTCAACAACACCTTTAGGGTTGTTGGCCGAAAACTACAAGACCACGAG gtTGTAATAAACTGTGCCatattaaaaggattaaaatataACCAAGCAACCGTAACTTTTCATCAGTGGAGGGACAATCGCCAAGTTTACGGCTTAAATTTCTCTAGTAAAGATGATGCAGATGCCTTTGCACATGCCATGCTACAAGCCTTGGAG GTGCTCAATAATGGAGGAAATGCTCGccagattcctcctcctcctcctcctcatgcaACTCCCCCAGCACAGCAGATGGCAGCaatccagcagcagcagcagcagcagcaacagcagcagcaacagcagcagccgcCACCGCAGCCACCGCACCAGCCGCAGCACCAGCCGCCACCCCAGCCACCAGCTATGATGACGCAGCCATCGCAGCCGCACTACCACAACCAACATTACAACGACGAGGATATGGGGTACAG gactatgacgcgtgaagatGTGGCTGTTATGCAGGAGCGTTGTATGGCAGGCCAACAAAATATGGGagctcctccaccaccaccaccaccgggTCACCATCGTACAAATTCTGCACCTAATGCTCCACCCCCAGCGCCACCTGCCCCACCAGTTGGTggtccccctcctcctcttccatcggGTGGACCACCACCACTACCTTTATCAGGTCCACCTATACCAGCCGCTCCTCCTATGGGAGGACCTCCAGCTCCACCAGCTCCTCCTATGGGGGGACCACCAGCCCTGCCTTGTGGTGGCCCTCCTCCACCTCCAGCACCACCAGCACCTCCTGGTGCAGCTGCTCCTCCCCCACCACCTCCACCACCAGGAGGACTTGCTAGATCACAGTCCTCTTCAGATGAACCATCTGGAAATAGTGGTCTAGCAGCTGCTTTAGCAGGTGCAAAATTACGTAAAACGCGTGCCCCTGATAGTGAAAGCACTGGTTCAAGCAGCTCAGGAGGAAGCATTGGCCGAGGTTCTGGGGAGAGACCAGGCTTAGGAGGTATGATGTCTATGATGGATGAGATGGCTGCCACGCTAGCACGCCGAAGGGCTAAAAACAAGGATCCTCCATCATCGCCGACTCAGTCCCAG GAACCACCAAAATCATCGCAAAAGAGCCCAGGTAACAGTTCTAGCAATGGCAAATCTGGCCCAGAATCTCCCAAGCCTCCAAGAAAAAGGTTCGGTTCCACATCTGATGACGGTGCCCCCAAAGTAAATGGTATTGGTGAATCAGGAGGAGGAGGTGCATCAGCAGGAGATTTAGATAGATTAAAAGATGAAATAATGGATGAAATAAGGAAGGAACTagataaaataaaacaagaaattattgATG